Proteins from one Coffea arabica cultivar ET-39 chromosome 8c, Coffea Arabica ET-39 HiFi, whole genome shotgun sequence genomic window:
- the LOC113706889 gene encoding lon protease homolog 2, peroxisomal isoform X1 has protein sequence MAESVELPSRLAILPFRNKVLLPGAIIRIRCTSPSSVKLVEQELWQREEKGLIGILPVRDSAETATVAPSLSQGDHQCSEDCILSVFVFEYCEMISSIAGLGTDSVERNSKSQVGVSDAHKHESKNAQEVIHWHNRGVAARALHLSRGVEKPSGRVTYIVVLEGLCRFNVQELSTRGTYYTARITSLDMTKTEMEQVEQDPDFISLTRQFKATAMELISVLEQKQKTGGRTKVLLETVPVHKLADIFVASFEISFEEQLSMLDSVDVKVRISKATELVDRHLQSIRVAEKITQKVEGQLSKSQKEFLLRQQMRAIKEELGDNDDDEDDLAALERKMQNAGMPAHIWKHAQRELRRLKKMQPQQPGYNSARVYLELLADLPWQKASEERELDLKAARERLDSDHYGLVKVKQRIIEYLAVRKLKPDARGPVLCFVGPPGVGKTSLASSIAAALGRKFVRISLGGVKDEADIRGHRRTYIGSMPGRLIDGIKRVSVCNPVMLLDEIDKTGSDIRGDPASALLEVLDPEQNKTFNDHYLNVPYDLSKVIFVATANRIQPIPPPLLDRMEVIELPGYTPEEKLRIAMQHLIPRVLDQHGLSSDFLQIPEEMVKLVIQRYTREAGVRNLERNLAALARAAAVKVAEQEEAMPLSKDVQRLASPLLESRLADGAEVEMEVIPMSVNNHDISSAFKASSPLIVDEAMLEKVLGPARYDDRETAERVATPGVSVGLVWTAFGGEVQFVEATAMVGKGDLHLTGQLGDVIKESAQIAMTWVRARATELKLATVEESNLLEGRDIHIHFPAGAVPKDGPSAGVTLVTSLVSLFSQRRVRADTAMTGEMTLRGLVLPVGGIKDKVLAAHRYGIKRVILPERNLKDLVEVPSHVLSSLEILLARRMEDVLEQAFEGGCPWRQHSKL, from the exons ATGGCGGAATCGGTGGAGCTGCCGAGTCGATTGGCGATTCTGCCCTTCAGGAACAAGGTGTTATTGCCTGGTGCTATTATTCGGATTCGCTGCACTTCACCCAGCAG TGTGAAGTTGGTTGAGCAAGAGTTATGGCAAAGGGAAGAGAAGGGTTTGATTGGGATTCTCCCTGTTAGGGATTCTGCAGAGACTGCAACTGTGGCCCCTTCATTATCTCAAGGTGATCATCAATGCTCTGAAGATTGCATTTtgtctgtttttgtttttgaatattGTGAAATGATCTCTAGTATTGCAGGCTTGGGAACTGACTCTGTGGAGCGAAACTCAAAAAGTCAAGTAGGAGTATCAGATGCTCACAAACATGAAAGCAAAAATGCACAGGAAGTTATTCATTGGCATAATAG GGGAGTTGCAGCTCGAGCTTTACATCTATCAAGAGGAGTGGAGAAGCCGAGCGGGAGGGTCACCTACATAGTTGTGCTTGAAGGCCTTTGCAGATTCAATGTGCAGGAGCTGAGTACAAGAGGGACATATTACACTGCTCGGATTACTTCTCTCGATATGACGAAGACTG AGATGGAACAAGTGGAGCAAGATCCAGATTTCATATCTTTGACTCGTCAATTTAAAGCCACGGCCATGGAGCTAATTTCTGTTCTTGAGCAG AAACAAAAAACTGGCGGTCGTACGAAAGTTCTTTTGGAGACTGTTCCGGTGCACAAACTAGCAGATATTTTTGTTGCTAGCTTTGAGATTAGCTTCGAGGAGCAGCTGTCCATGTTGGATTCAGTGGATGTGAAAGTGAGGATATCTAAAGCTACTGAGTTGGTGGACAGGCATCTACAG TCAATTCGTGTGGCAGAGAAGATTACACAAAAGGTTGAGGGACAGTTGTCAAAGTCACAGAAAGAATTTCTTCTTCGTCAGCAG ATGCGGGCTATAAAGGAGGAACTTGGtgataatgatgatgatgaggatgatTTGGCAGCTTtagaaaggaaaatgcaaaatgCAGGAATGCCTGCACATATCTGGAAGCATGCTCAGAGGGAATTGAG GAGACTCAAAAAGATGCAGCCTCAACAACCTGGATATAATAGCGCTCGTGTATATCTTGAGCTTCTTGCTGACCTTCCATGGCAGAAAGCAAGTGAGGAACGTGAGTTAGACCTAAAGGCTGCAAGAGAGCGTCTTGATAGTGACCACTATGGTTTAGTTAAGGTCAAGCAACGGATAATTGAGTACCTGGCTGTTCGCAAG CTTAAACCTGATGCAAGAGGCCCTGTGTTATGCTTTGTTGGTCCTCCAGGTGTTGGGAAGAcatcattggcttcatcaaTTGCTGCTGCTTTGGGCAGAAAATTTGTACGCATATCTCTTGGTGGTGTTAAAGATGAAGCTGATATTAGAGGGCATAGGAGGACATATATTGGAAGCATGCCAGGGCGACTTATTGATGGAATAAAG AGAGTATCTGTTTGCAACCCAGTTATGCTGCTGGATGAGATTGATAAAACGGGTTCGGATATACGGGGAGATCCTGCTTCAGCATTACTAGAGGTTTTGGATCCTGAACAGAACAAAACATTCAACGATCA CTATTTAAATGTCCCATATGACCTATCAAAAGTTATTTTTGTGGCAACTGCAAATAGGATTCAACCTATTCCTCCACCACTTTTAGACAGGATGGAAGTCATTGAGCTGCCTGGATATACACCTGAAGAAAAGCTAAGAATTGCAATGCAGCATTTGATCCCAAGAGTTCTAGATCAGCATGGTCTTAGTTCTGATTTTCTTCAAATTCCAGAG GAAATGGTGAAGCTTGTCATCCAAAGATACACTAGGGAAGCAGGTGTACGGAATTTGGAGAGGAACTTAGCTGCCTTAGCTCGTGCTGCAGCTGTCAAAGTTGCAGAACAAGAAGAAGCTATGCCACTCAGCAAGGATGTCCAGCGGCTTGCTTCACCTCTGTTAGAAAGCAGGCTTGCTGATGGGGCTGAAGTAGAAATGGAAGTTATTCCAATGAGTGTTAACAATCATGACATATCAAGCGCGTTTAAGGCCTCCTCACCTTTGATTGTAGATGAAGCTATGCTGGAAAAAGTGTTAGGG CCTGCTAGATATGATGATCGGGAGACAGCAGAACGAGTTGCAACCCCTGGTGTATCTGTTGGGCTGGTTTGGACTGCATTTGGTGGTGAAGTTCAGTTTGTTGAAGCAACAGCAATGGTGGGAAAAGGTGATCTACACCTCACCGGCCAACTAGGGGATGTGATTAAAGAATCTGCACAGATTGCAATGACATGG GTACGAGCAAGAGCAACAGAACTTAAACTGGCTACAGTTGAAGAAAGTAATCTGTTAGAGGGCCGAGATATTCATATCCATTTTCCTGCTGGTGCTGTACCCAAGGATGGACCCTCGGCTGGTGTCACTCTTGTAACCTCTCTAGTTTCTCTTTTCAGCCAGAGAAGAGTAAGAGCAGATACAGCTATGACAGGAGAAATGACGCTACGGGGTCTTGTTTTACCTGTAGGTGGCATCAAGGATAAG GTTTTGGCGGCCCATCGATATGGTATCAAAAGAGTAATTCTGCCGGAGAGGAACTTGAAGGACTTGGTGGAAGTTCCATCTCATGTGCTCTCCAGTCTGGAG ATACTACTTGCCAGACGAATGGAAGATGTGTTGGAACAGGCTTTTGAAGGCGGGTGCCCATGGAGACAGCATTCAAAGTTATGA
- the LOC113706889 gene encoding lon protease homolog 2, peroxisomal isoform X2, whose protein sequence is MAESVELPSRLAILPFRNKVLLPGAIIRIRCTSPSSVKLVEQELWQREEKGLIGILPVRDSAETATVAPSLSQGLGTDSVERNSKSQVGVSDAHKHESKNAQEVIHWHNRGVAARALHLSRGVEKPSGRVTYIVVLEGLCRFNVQELSTRGTYYTARITSLDMTKTEMEQVEQDPDFISLTRQFKATAMELISVLEQKQKTGGRTKVLLETVPVHKLADIFVASFEISFEEQLSMLDSVDVKVRISKATELVDRHLQSIRVAEKITQKVEGQLSKSQKEFLLRQQMRAIKEELGDNDDDEDDLAALERKMQNAGMPAHIWKHAQRELRRLKKMQPQQPGYNSARVYLELLADLPWQKASEERELDLKAARERLDSDHYGLVKVKQRIIEYLAVRKLKPDARGPVLCFVGPPGVGKTSLASSIAAALGRKFVRISLGGVKDEADIRGHRRTYIGSMPGRLIDGIKRVSVCNPVMLLDEIDKTGSDIRGDPASALLEVLDPEQNKTFNDHYLNVPYDLSKVIFVATANRIQPIPPPLLDRMEVIELPGYTPEEKLRIAMQHLIPRVLDQHGLSSDFLQIPEEMVKLVIQRYTREAGVRNLERNLAALARAAAVKVAEQEEAMPLSKDVQRLASPLLESRLADGAEVEMEVIPMSVNNHDISSAFKASSPLIVDEAMLEKVLGPARYDDRETAERVATPGVSVGLVWTAFGGEVQFVEATAMVGKGDLHLTGQLGDVIKESAQIAMTWVRARATELKLATVEESNLLEGRDIHIHFPAGAVPKDGPSAGVTLVTSLVSLFSQRRVRADTAMTGEMTLRGLVLPVGGIKDKVLAAHRYGIKRVILPERNLKDLVEVPSHVLSSLEILLARRMEDVLEQAFEGGCPWRQHSKL, encoded by the exons ATGGCGGAATCGGTGGAGCTGCCGAGTCGATTGGCGATTCTGCCCTTCAGGAACAAGGTGTTATTGCCTGGTGCTATTATTCGGATTCGCTGCACTTCACCCAGCAG TGTGAAGTTGGTTGAGCAAGAGTTATGGCAAAGGGAAGAGAAGGGTTTGATTGGGATTCTCCCTGTTAGGGATTCTGCAGAGACTGCAACTGTGGCCCCTTCATTATCTCAAG GCTTGGGAACTGACTCTGTGGAGCGAAACTCAAAAAGTCAAGTAGGAGTATCAGATGCTCACAAACATGAAAGCAAAAATGCACAGGAAGTTATTCATTGGCATAATAG GGGAGTTGCAGCTCGAGCTTTACATCTATCAAGAGGAGTGGAGAAGCCGAGCGGGAGGGTCACCTACATAGTTGTGCTTGAAGGCCTTTGCAGATTCAATGTGCAGGAGCTGAGTACAAGAGGGACATATTACACTGCTCGGATTACTTCTCTCGATATGACGAAGACTG AGATGGAACAAGTGGAGCAAGATCCAGATTTCATATCTTTGACTCGTCAATTTAAAGCCACGGCCATGGAGCTAATTTCTGTTCTTGAGCAG AAACAAAAAACTGGCGGTCGTACGAAAGTTCTTTTGGAGACTGTTCCGGTGCACAAACTAGCAGATATTTTTGTTGCTAGCTTTGAGATTAGCTTCGAGGAGCAGCTGTCCATGTTGGATTCAGTGGATGTGAAAGTGAGGATATCTAAAGCTACTGAGTTGGTGGACAGGCATCTACAG TCAATTCGTGTGGCAGAGAAGATTACACAAAAGGTTGAGGGACAGTTGTCAAAGTCACAGAAAGAATTTCTTCTTCGTCAGCAG ATGCGGGCTATAAAGGAGGAACTTGGtgataatgatgatgatgaggatgatTTGGCAGCTTtagaaaggaaaatgcaaaatgCAGGAATGCCTGCACATATCTGGAAGCATGCTCAGAGGGAATTGAG GAGACTCAAAAAGATGCAGCCTCAACAACCTGGATATAATAGCGCTCGTGTATATCTTGAGCTTCTTGCTGACCTTCCATGGCAGAAAGCAAGTGAGGAACGTGAGTTAGACCTAAAGGCTGCAAGAGAGCGTCTTGATAGTGACCACTATGGTTTAGTTAAGGTCAAGCAACGGATAATTGAGTACCTGGCTGTTCGCAAG CTTAAACCTGATGCAAGAGGCCCTGTGTTATGCTTTGTTGGTCCTCCAGGTGTTGGGAAGAcatcattggcttcatcaaTTGCTGCTGCTTTGGGCAGAAAATTTGTACGCATATCTCTTGGTGGTGTTAAAGATGAAGCTGATATTAGAGGGCATAGGAGGACATATATTGGAAGCATGCCAGGGCGACTTATTGATGGAATAAAG AGAGTATCTGTTTGCAACCCAGTTATGCTGCTGGATGAGATTGATAAAACGGGTTCGGATATACGGGGAGATCCTGCTTCAGCATTACTAGAGGTTTTGGATCCTGAACAGAACAAAACATTCAACGATCA CTATTTAAATGTCCCATATGACCTATCAAAAGTTATTTTTGTGGCAACTGCAAATAGGATTCAACCTATTCCTCCACCACTTTTAGACAGGATGGAAGTCATTGAGCTGCCTGGATATACACCTGAAGAAAAGCTAAGAATTGCAATGCAGCATTTGATCCCAAGAGTTCTAGATCAGCATGGTCTTAGTTCTGATTTTCTTCAAATTCCAGAG GAAATGGTGAAGCTTGTCATCCAAAGATACACTAGGGAAGCAGGTGTACGGAATTTGGAGAGGAACTTAGCTGCCTTAGCTCGTGCTGCAGCTGTCAAAGTTGCAGAACAAGAAGAAGCTATGCCACTCAGCAAGGATGTCCAGCGGCTTGCTTCACCTCTGTTAGAAAGCAGGCTTGCTGATGGGGCTGAAGTAGAAATGGAAGTTATTCCAATGAGTGTTAACAATCATGACATATCAAGCGCGTTTAAGGCCTCCTCACCTTTGATTGTAGATGAAGCTATGCTGGAAAAAGTGTTAGGG CCTGCTAGATATGATGATCGGGAGACAGCAGAACGAGTTGCAACCCCTGGTGTATCTGTTGGGCTGGTTTGGACTGCATTTGGTGGTGAAGTTCAGTTTGTTGAAGCAACAGCAATGGTGGGAAAAGGTGATCTACACCTCACCGGCCAACTAGGGGATGTGATTAAAGAATCTGCACAGATTGCAATGACATGG GTACGAGCAAGAGCAACAGAACTTAAACTGGCTACAGTTGAAGAAAGTAATCTGTTAGAGGGCCGAGATATTCATATCCATTTTCCTGCTGGTGCTGTACCCAAGGATGGACCCTCGGCTGGTGTCACTCTTGTAACCTCTCTAGTTTCTCTTTTCAGCCAGAGAAGAGTAAGAGCAGATACAGCTATGACAGGAGAAATGACGCTACGGGGTCTTGTTTTACCTGTAGGTGGCATCAAGGATAAG GTTTTGGCGGCCCATCGATATGGTATCAAAAGAGTAATTCTGCCGGAGAGGAACTTGAAGGACTTGGTGGAAGTTCCATCTCATGTGCTCTCCAGTCTGGAG ATACTACTTGCCAGACGAATGGAAGATGTGTTGGAACAGGCTTTTGAAGGCGGGTGCCCATGGAGACAGCATTCAAAGTTATGA
- the LOC113706491 gene encoding uncharacterized protein — MAASSPALSNNSNDTPSSSGAGAATFNVNTPPSAAATSKNLRGLNKPKCIKCGNVARSRCPYQSCKSCCAKAQNPCHIHVLKGGSNIPDKINSSSSPATDPQSADISHSGNSHRVASLRQLSNTFAQFNNLQTPVRSRKPLTRKDAQVINEWRFLKLKEFRDRNIEAENEAFDRYMRNVSLLEEVFCVNSALDGQSEEGSSAANTDRSVDDCNEIMVPGLKLKLRSNPVRIENFRKRVQYIVDQGLRELNKLESNDGNGELGDPDEMGNRPKKMKSSWRAERASALSDLIDKLNKARNEEDLKACFDMYSRISKRASKTSQVDSVLAEASDEQNPIDNLLHKERASYAPPKWFSSTPIDQESLCRIDSYFCSLEDVEDL; from the exons ATGGCGGCTTCATCGCCAGCCCTAAGCAACAACAGTAACGATACGCCGAGTTCCTCCGGCGCCGGCGCTGCCACCTTCAACGTCAATACTCCTCCCTCAGCTGCCGCCACGTCGAAGAATCTCCGCGGACTAAACAAACCTAAGTGCATTAAGTGCGGCAACGTTGCTCGTTCCAG GTGTCCATACCAATCATGCAAAAGTTGCTGCGCAAAGGCTCAAAATCCATGCCACATTCATG TTCTTAAAGGTGGTTCAAATATTCCGGACAAGATAAATTCTTCTAGCTCACCTGCAACGGATCCTCAATCAGCTGATATATCTCACTCTGG AAACTCGCACAGGGTTGCTTCCCTACGCCAACTTTCTAATACCTTTGCGCAGTTCAACAATTTGCAAACCCCTGTCCGATCCAGGAAGCCTCTGACACGAAAG GATGCTCAGGTGATAAACGAATGgagatttttgaaattgaaggaaTTTAGAGATAGGAACATTGAAGCAGAAAATGAAGCTTTTGACCGCTATATGAGGAATGTTAGTCTATTGGAGGAGGTATTTTGTGTTAATTCGGCACTGGATGGGCAGTCTGAAGAAGGATCCTCGGCAGCAAATACTGACCGTTCTGTGGATGACTGTAATGAGATAATGGTACCAGGATTGAAGCTAAAGCTGAGGTCAAATCCAGTTAGAATTGAAAACTTCAGGAAGAGGGTGCAGTATATTGTTGATCAGGGGTTGAGGGAGCTTAACAAATTGGAGTCAAATGATGGCAATGGTGAACTTGGCGATCCAGATGAAATGGGGAACAGACCGAAGAAGATGAAGTCTTCTTGGAGAGCTGAAAGAGCGTCAGCCTTGAGCGATCTTATTGATAAGTTAAATAAAGCCCGCAATGAAGAAGATTTAAAAGCTTGCTTTGACATGTATTCTCGCATCTCCAAGAGAGCAAGCAAGACTAGTCAAGTGGATTCTGTTCTTGCTGAGGCATCCGACGAGCAGAATCCCATTGATAATCTGTTGCATAAGGAACGTGCCAGTTATGCTCCGCCGAAGTGGTTTAGCTCGACTCCGATTGATCAGGAGTCCCTTTGTAGAATAGATTCATATTTTTGTTCCCTTGAGGACGTGGAAGATTTATGA